The DNA sequence AGGGGGACAACAGTGTCGTGGCCGCCTGGTCTTCCATGCGCGAATACTGGGGCGGGTGGCTGGAAGCTGCAGGGCATTCCGTGCCGCGAGACGCTCAGGGTAAGGTTGCCATTGAGATCGAGATTAGCCCGCGTTTCGCGTTCTCAAAGGACGAGTTTCTATCGAAGGCTTCGCAGCTCAGTCTACCGGATAGCGGCAACGTCATAATCGCCGGAGACGGCGCTGCACGCTAAGGGCTCGCGACCGTTACACTCTGACCTCGGATTTCGCGCCCAGCCGTGACTTGTTCCGCTCGAGCACTGGCCCGGCTTCTTGCTCGACGAATTCGATTACTTGTTCCGGCGCGCGGCCAACGAACTGCCGTACATCGAGAATCGTCTCAATTTCGGCCATGCTCATTCCGATGGCCGGGTCTTGCGCGAGCCGTTCCAACAAGTCGTTGTCGCCACCTTCTTCTTTGACGCGGCGAGCGGCTGCTTGGGAATGGCGACGAATCACTTCGTGCAGTTCCTGACGGTCACCGCCTTGCTTCACGCGCGCCATCAAGATGTTTTCCGTCGCCATGAACGGCAACTCCGCTCGCACGTGCCGCTCAATGACCTTCGGATAGACGTCCGGATTCTCCATGATGCTGAGATATAAATTCAGCGCGCCGTCCGCCGCCAGAAACGATTCCGGCAAACTGAGACGGCGAATGGCAGAATCGTCGAGCGTGCGCTCGAACCACTGCACGGATGACGTCATTTCCGCGTGCAGCGGAGAGACCATGAGGAAACGGGCCAGCGCGCACGCGCGTTCGCAACGCATCGGATTGCGTTTGTACGCCATGGCCGAACTGCCGATCTGTTTCTCGCCGAATGGCTCCTCGACTTCCTTCATGTTCTGCAGCAGCCGCATATCCGTCGCGAATTTGTGAACACTTTCTCCAAGTGCGGCCAGAACCCGAAGAACATCCGAATCAACCTTTCGCGGATAGGTTTGCCCGGTGACGGCATACGCGCGGCCAAAACCGAGTTTTTCCGAAACGCGTTGTTCGAGGCGTTTGACCTTCTCGTGATCGCCGTCGAACAGCGCAAGAAAAGACGCCTGTGTTCCTGTCGTGCCTTTGACGCCACGGCATCGCAAGCGACCGATGACGCGCTCAATATCTTCTATGTCGAACAGAATGTCTTGGGCCCACAAGCAGGCGCGCTTGCCGACAGTGACCAATTGGGCGGGCTGGTAATGTGTGAACCCAAGCGTCGGCAGGTCCTTCCACTTGACGGCGAAGTCGCACAGCTTGCGCAGCACGTTGACGGCCTTGGAGAGAATGATCTCCAGTGCTTCTCGCATCAGGATCAGGTCTGTATTATCGCCCACGTAGCAACTGGTCGCTCCGAGGTGGATGATCGGCTTGGCCTTCGGCGCCACCAACCCGTACGTATGGACATGCGCCATCACGTCATGCCGCAGTTCGCGTTCAAACCGTTCCGCTGCCGCGAAATCGATATCGTCGACGTGAGCTCGCATCTCCGCGAGTTGTTCATCGGTGATGGGCAATCCAAGTTCCTGCTCGGCTTCCGCGAGGGCTATCCAACAGCGCCGCCAAGTCG is a window from the Candidatus Hydrogenedentota bacterium genome containing:
- the purB gene encoding adenylosuccinate lyase, yielding MTTEYVSPLVERFATKEMAQLWSAQRKFSTWRRCWIALAEAEQELGLPITDEQLAEMRAHVDDIDFAAAERFERELRHDVMAHVHTYGLVAPKAKPIIHLGATSCYVGDNTDLILMREALEIILSKAVNVLRKLCDFAVKWKDLPTLGFTHYQPAQLVTVGKRACLWAQDILFDIEDIERVIGRLRCRGVKGTTGTQASFLALFDGDHEKVKRLEQRVSEKLGFGRAYAVTGQTYPRKVDSDVLRVLAALGESVHKFATDMRLLQNMKEVEEPFGEKQIGSSAMAYKRNPMRCERACALARFLMVSPLHAEMTSSVQWFERTLDDSAIRRLSLPESFLAADGALNLYLSIMENPDVYPKVIERHVRAELPFMATENILMARVKQGGDRQELHEVIRRHSQAAARRVKEEGGDNDLLERLAQDPAIGMSMAEIETILDVRQFVGRAPEQVIEFVEQEAGPVLERNKSRLGAKSEVRV